In the genome of Curtobacterium sp. MCLR17_036, the window GCGTGATGCCGATCGTCGTGACGTAGCCGGCGCGTGCGGCCGCGACGGCCTCGCGCACGGACCGGCGGAAGCCGCGGGCGTCGCCGATGACGTGGTCGGCGGCGAAGGAGCCGATGACGACGTCCGGCTCGCGGCGGACCAGGATCGCCGCGGCGAGGCCGATGGCCGCCGTGGAGTCCTTCGGCTCGCTCTCGAGCACGACGTTGTGGTCCTCGACGCCGGGGAGCTGCGACTCGACGGCGACGCGGTGCGCGCGGCCGGTGACGACCATGATCCGCTGGTCGCCGGCGAGCGGTGCGAGCCGGTCCCAGGTCTGCCGGAGCAGCGAGGTGCCGGAGCCGGTCAGGTCGTGCAGGAACTTGGGTGCGTCGGCACGGGACAGCGGCCACAGGCGCGACCCGATGCCCCCTGCGGGGATGATCGCGTAGAAGTCGTCGAGAGCGTCAGGCACGTGCTCACCGTACCGCTCGGAGGACGGCGATGCTGGGAGCGGTCCGGACGTCCGCCGAGTGCCACCCGGGGCACGTCGTGTTCACCCGGCGCGCGGCACGCGTTCACGTGCCCGGCCCCGCGCCGACACGTCGCCCGCGGAGCATGGGCAGCACCATGAGCGCACGCAGCGTGGAGCGCGACACGTCCCCCCGGACCGTGGCCGTCGTGACCGAGAGCTTCCTGCCCACCCTCAACGGCGTGACCACCAGCGTCCTGGCGGTCCTCGACCACCTGGAACGCCGCGGTCACCGCGCGGTCGTGATCGCACCGGACACCCCGGGACTCGCACAGTTCCGGTCCCGCAGTGCTGTCGAGCGCTACCGCTCCTTCGACGTGCACCGGATCCCCGCCGTCGCCTACCGGCAGTTCCCGGTCGCGCTCCCCCACCCCGTCCTCGACACGATCCTCGCCGCCTCCGGCGCCGACGTCCTGCACGCCGCGAGTCCGTTCCTGTTGGGTGGGCGCGCCATCACGGCGGCCGGGAGGCTCGGCATCCCCTCCGTCGCCGTCTTCCAGACCGACGTGGCCGGGTTCGCCCGCCGCAACGGCCTGACCGCGACCGTCCCGTTGGTGCGCAGGATCCTCGGACGCATCCACGCCGGGGCGTCGCTGACGCTCGCCCCGTCGAGCGCGACGGCCGCGATGCTCGCCGAGGACGGCGTGCCCCGCGTCGCCCGCTGGGGTCGCGGAGTCGACACCGAGCTGTTCCACCCCGCGCGTCGGGCGTCCGGGCACGTGCGGGCGCTCCGCCGCCGACTCGCCCCGGCCGGCGAGACGATCGTCGGCTACGTCGGACGACTCGCCCCGGAGAAGGAGGTCGAGCGGCTCGCCGAGCTCGGGGGCGTCCCGGGGATCCGCGTCGTCGTCGCCGGCGGCGGGCCGTCCCGCACGTTCCTCGAGCGACGGCTCCGGCACCTCGACGTGACCTTCACCGGCCCCCTGCGCGGCGACGCCCTGGCCGACGCCTACGCGGCGCTCGACGTCTTCGTGCACACCGGGCCGGCGGAGACCTTCGGCCAGACCCTCCAGGAAGCGCACGCCTCGGGGCTGCCCGTGGTCGCCCCCGCGTCGGGTGGACCGATCGACCTGGTGGCGCCGGGGCTCGACGGCGAGCTCTTCGACCCGGACGCCCCGCAGGCGCTGCGCCAGGCCGTCCTGCGGCTCCACCACGACCGCGCACTCGCGGAACGGATGGGATCGGCCGGCCGCCTGCGGGTCGAGGGGACGACCTGGGAGGCCGTCGGCGACCAGCTCCTGGCCCACCACGACACCGC includes:
- a CDS encoding glycosyltransferase family 1 protein — protein: MSARSVERDTSPRTVAVVTESFLPTLNGVTTSVLAVLDHLERRGHRAVVIAPDTPGLAQFRSRSAVERYRSFDVHRIPAVAYRQFPVALPHPVLDTILAASGADVLHAASPFLLGGRAITAAGRLGIPSVAVFQTDVAGFARRNGLTATVPLVRRILGRIHAGASLTLAPSSATAAMLAEDGVPRVARWGRGVDTELFHPARRASGHVRALRRRLAPAGETIVGYVGRLAPEKEVERLAELGGVPGIRVVVAGGGPSRTFLERRLRHLDVTFTGPLRGDALADAYAALDVFVHTGPAETFGQTLQEAHASGLPVVAPASGGPIDLVAPGLDGELFDPDAPQALRQAVLRLHHDRALAERMGSAGRLRVEGTTWEAVGDQLLAHHDTARTIGAPPVGRGLRAGRDEKVGARA